The sequence AACGAATCCAAGGCACAACACATTGTCACTAACCTGAACCATTGAGTTGGCACCAAAAATGGTCCACAATTTGTTGTTGGGCAACACCAAATCGATCTGAGGCACGCCAGGCCCCACTCGTGTGCTGCCGAAACTGGAAGAGTTAAAGCATAGCTCAAAAGGCGCCACAGCGTTCACTCTCGGGACATTAGCTACCGCTTTGCCAAAAGCACCAATTACGGCTTTGTAGATGGAAGTTTCCAACGACGTATAGGGCTGAACAGTACTAATCTTAGTTCCACCAGTACCGTCTTTAGCAATAGAGAGCAACGAAGTGTTTAACTTAACGTCCTTGCCATTGATTTTGATCCCCTTAACGCCGATGAAATAGTCGGCTGATGGTTCACCTTCGAAAGAAGCTCCCGCAGTGCTGACAGGGTTTAGGATGAGCGGTGTGTAGATAAGATTTTGAGACACATCCTTATTAGGAAGCATGATATAAGGTCCGTCCCCGAAAAATACGACCCCATTGGAGCTTAAACACAGAGCGAATTTTCTTTTAAAGCTGAAAGCCGCAGCGAACTGGGAAGGAAGAGCGATCTTCTTCCTTCCAAGACCAGCGATTCCGGTGACACTGGAAGCGAGGCCTTCTAAGAGGAATGTAGAGCCACAAGTGAAAATAACGTTAGGAATTGAAACAACTTTACTGGGATTGGAGCCGTTTGTGGATTGGATTGAGATAAAGTCTTGTGCTAATTCGCCACTTGTGCTTGTACGGATGAAAGGGTTGTAAGGGAAGAGACCACAAGTGTTGTTGTTGCAGCCTGGTTTTGGTCCGTCAAAGCACTCGCCGCAGGACTTTGATCCTGCGAGGTGGCACTGAGCCGAACGGCATCGAGCCGGCTTGTAAGTTGAAGAGACATAACCCTTTTCGCAGTCAACCCAAAGAAACCCGCCGCCGAGATCTATGGTGAGTTTCACTGGGACTAGAGGAGTCCTTTGGTTTATTTGGGTAAGGTATTGTTTGGTGGAAGAATCTTTGGTTACTGGGAGAAGTAAAGCCTTGGGGCGAAACGATGGTGTTTCAGCTACTGCGGTGGTTATGAGAAGAGTGCAGAAAAGAACTAAGTGAGTAAACGAAGCCATTGTTGAAATGATAACGTGATCGAGTTGATGATAGAATGCTGAGAGGAAGCATAGGTTTTTATAGCAGCttagatatttattatttatttataatataatatatatttgttgacTTTTATGATGTGTGACGGTTGTGTGATTTGTGTtaataactttaattaaatgagAGAAAGAATATAAATTGTGCACTTCATAAACGTATatggaaatttgattttatatacttaaaaaattaaaaatatttattattaaaccaaaacttttcaaaataaaaaaactatgaCATTTTTATTAAAACTCCAAAAATACTCCCTCACAATTCAAACCtattctctctctttccctcaaactctctctgcatcatatcatctctctctctctatctcgcatcccacaaccgcccaccctcaccaccacctccgacctccgacctccgaccctcaccaccacctccgaccacccgcaccaacacccTCGACCCAGCCCCCCTCTCTCGGACCACCCAAACTTCGCACCCCCTCAGCCccactctcttttcctctctctgcAATCGCAAAAAACAAACAtacaggtccgatggtcggaccatggggtccgaccaaacggacccatcggaccccactctctcttcctctctctgaaatcgcaaaaaaaagaaaaaaacatactggtccgaccatcggaccagtatggttttttttttttttggcgatttcagagagaggaagagagagtggggtccgaccatcggagctgggggaattttttttttttttttcgatttcagacagaggaagagagagagagatggggttgagttatgagatgggtttttttgggttttagataaaagtttcatatttttcttagtttaaaatgtattggtttaagaataaaatattaaggttttttaagtataaaaaattaaatttcccaacgtatatttttaatttttctaaattattgAGTGTGAGTACTTAATGAAACTATATGCTGTGTAATCATTAAAAATATTGCTATTAGGCATAGTGGTGCTTAGCACCTTTTCGACATGTGGCGTTGCGATTGACTAGTGATActctttaaaagttattatatttatattaaattatataagactCAATATTTAGTTAGCGATATTCACACGTATGAGAGTGCTAATGCTAATTAATCGCAGCACCACATGAATCAATAAAATAGAACTACTAATAAAATAGAACTAATAATACGGTGGATCAAGATTTGGGTTGATTTGAATGGGTTGTATTATTCGTTAGTTTTTATTCCGTGAAAGCCTAAAATATCACATTGATTTGTCCACGTTTCCATTTTTGTCTAGCTAGGCTTACTTTGTAAGGAAATCTGGGGGACGTGGCGACTAGGAAAACTAGATCGAGTCAAGGATGGCAACGTACGCCAACTCATTTATAATTATAGTTTATTGAAAGATGTGACATTTTTATATGATTAATTGATTTGACTTGAATTTACTGTTGATAGGGTTTTCCATTGATTATTTCACTTGATTTTGGATAAGCTTTTGACCAAAATATATATCGGCAGTGCATTTTATAACAATTTCAATGGTTTATCATCTTTTGAGATAAAACTCATGAAGCCTAATATTAGTGTGGGACCGTACGAGAGGTACCTAATCGGTCAAAAcatgtaaattaattatatatcttattttaatgTATGCTATTGCAATTGCATTAGTAATAGAAGAAGTAGTCCATTCATCATTCCAATACTGAAAATTGGCACACATTGGTCGAGAAGTCAAAATAGAGGTCACAACGGATCACAAACAGCTTTTTAGACCGGTGGCAATTTAAGCTCACAACGAATCAccagtggctctgataccatgttagaatgTGACAATGGGTGGAGTagcccattcatcttatatatcacaatttatttctaTACATTAACAATGTGAGACTAACTCTTAATATATGCCTAACTAGATTTTTCTCACCAATATGTAGtgataaaataatacaaaaatattaatatatataatataatatttaatataatataataattaaaattactattataatattcaattttgttttcttttaaaaacaataacaatGTAATACTAATTACATTATGCAATCGAATtttattacattaaaaaaaactatatatgtaatgataattatattaaaaatattaaataaaataaaagtaaaatgacttaaatagtattttttttagataaaattaaatattaaaatatagagataattttatgaatttatatatgacttatttaaattttattccaacaTCATGacaaatatcataattaattctcattactatttttattttattacattatTATTGATATCACCAAATTATATATCACTTAAGCtcgtataattttttatattattatttactaataaaaaaaataaaaaaaaacaaataacaaataacaaaaaaacaataaaaaaaacaagagaaaaaatataggcagaaaaatattcaaatgatCAAATATATGTTAAAAATAGAGTACataaaaggttttttttttttttttgaaaaaaaaaagagatttatATTTATAGGGATATTAGCGGTTAAACTACCTGAACTTTACGTTTTGTaatacttaaccacaaaaattaaaattttggtggcaaaacctaCTGAACTCGCATTCTGTTTTGCTCTGTAtccctccgtccaaaaatcacagttaagtgccacggtggactgtccacgtatacacacttgtacacgtggaaAATTTTTattggttcacataatttaattattttaaatattagaaaattaattaaattttaaaaataatttattttgaaatagaaaaataatttaaaaaataaaaaaaactctattttttttttctttttctttgttcttttttcttcttcttcttcttcttcttcttcttcttctaccaATACCACCAGTTATCCACGTGTGCTTCCCATAAAatcaaaaacttaaattaaaagaaCCCTAAATCACCCCACCCCTCTGCCCCTTTCAATAGTAAGAATCCTAACTTCAAAACACACCAAACGAAGAGACACGAACTAGTGCTTCGAATCATAAAATcaaaagaggaagaagaagcttCGAATCTGACAAACAAGAAAGATGGGTAGACGAAGTAGATGAACTGACTTCGAAATACAACTGACGAAGGGGGGAGTTTTTTTTGTGACAATGCATCTTCGGCAACTTCTTGGAGACGAAGTAGACGAACCGTCTAGTTCTTGCGACTAAGAAAGGGAGAAAGCATTGACTGTGTTTGTTATAGTTTGCTCCGTCTAGTTCGCCAGTGAGTAAATGTGGATGTGATTTTGGGGGTTTGAGATTTGTGAGTTTTCGTAATTTTTGGGTTTGGTTTGTCTTCGACTGTTTTTTTTCCTGGTTTGAACGCTTTAGGAGGAGGAGCACAAGTGGATTTCTAGTGGTGGTATtggtagaagaagaagaagaagaagaagaagaagaagaggaggaggaggaCTTGTCGAGAGTtacagaagaaaagaaaaagaaaaaaaaaagattttttaaattatttttcttcttaaaaataaattatttttaaaatttaattaattttccaatatttaaaataattaaattatatggactAATAAAAATTTGTCACGTGTACAAGTATATACACGTTGACATTTCACCGtgacacttaactgtgatttttggacagaGTGTTACAGAGCAAAACAGAATAGGAGTTCAGTaggttttgtaattttattaaaagatcattttaatatatatcatgtgcatattttatctttttgtcTAATTCTTCTTAATGAggtgatatatttttaaaatgagTACTTtacagtataaatatttaagtttaactttcagttgtaaataaacacttaagtttaatttttgacgattataatacttaagttataatttttaaacttttatgtAGGTACCTGACAgttaagtgttaagtaaattgccacGTGATAATTTTTGATTGGcccaaatcattaaatttttttattttttttaaaaaaaattaatttaaatataccaataagaaaatgacgtGGATAATGACTTAACATTTGACGATTCGCTACCTACagagttctaaaaatataacttttggATTATTACTACCAAaacttaaacttaaatatttataccgtaaattactatttttaaaatttggaggAAGAATGTATCACTCCACACCTCTCATCTCCcttcctttctctctctcttagcAAATAAGGAATTTTTCCTCTCCTTTCACTTCTCTCCCTCCTCTCCTTCCTTGCTACtactttttatcatttttacatGTGCAATGATAAATATGCGAATAAATAATGCTGAGTATATAcctaatattctatatataaaaaaaaaaaagtactgcTAGCTGTTATCAAttttcatttaaatttaatttaatttaaatcaactttaattgTAGCTCTTATTTGACTTTCCTAATGTATCTCTTTTCTATGTGCTAAAATATGATAATATGTATGCCCATAAGATTATTAATAGAtgatgtatattttaaattagagatgactgaaaatatattataaaattatatttggtttaatttttaaatttatattataataaattaattataaaaatcattattattaataatgctCATTAAAAACATACAATactttattttatattcatattatactattttaatattttattaatatacactactacaaaaactcCCTTTAGaagcggtttttaagccctttcagcgtcgaTTTTCgtgaaattcgctaccgacgctgatcagggcgacgctaaaaggtttatatgaaccgacgccatatgtacccctatggcatcggttattagctaggaaccgacgccatagggttacaTATGGCGTCGATTCCTAGCCAATAACCGACGCCGTATGTGGCGTTGCAACCGACGCCAAAAGCAAGCGAATTtcagttttttcaattttttttaatttaattatataattttaattatattttaattatacatttattaatttatatattattttatttaatttaaattacatatttattttttaaaatataaattaaatattatttaaatttaagtaaaatacataatttaattttataaaagtaattaaatattacacaaacactaatgtaaaattagttaaaaatattactaagttaataaatctaactacaagttaatctataaaaattacataatgaagaaaaattcttggaCCTTTCAACCTCAACCGCAATGGAGCTTTCCCCTtcgacgcatcacgtcttgagggcggttgagcgagtggaccctaaacaaaacggaacataatatatatatatataaaaaattttatccaaattctaACGAAATTTTGGCAacataacggttgtaattgaatgctcccaaaaattttaaacatgcctgtataacgacaaataacacagatgtaacagtagtttgttcatccatcccaccgcagcacatatattcgcagaacctacttcactatggatgaatattgaagatattcaaacttcactaatcattaataattaatttataagagaagttacctcggttgttagaattaagtgtttaggccaaggaaggaacatctggtatCCGTTCCTAACATATCTGCACTCTTCAATTAggactgggatttcagcgtcctcttcCAGGATTTCCGACACCATAATCCGGGCATGTGAATCATTGTAGtcctggcagtgaactttgatcataacaacatgctcgtacaaatatgctcgggccacaatgttgtcgatgttgtcagagcagagatgtacttgctgattaagggccgcatggtcatcgaaattgtacagaataccttggtcgttgagggaaataaactcctcagcataagtttgtggttgtacctcatcctgaggagtgtatggttgtggaacatacgcctcacccGCCACCtttccttcttcctcttgttcggcagcgtttctcttctgcttaagggattgaacttcgacttttaatttttcaatctccttcgcttgccgagccacaacatca is a genomic window of Cannabis sativa cultivar Pink pepper isolate KNU-18-1 chromosome 9, ASM2916894v1, whole genome shotgun sequence containing:
- the LOC115723006 gene encoding probable aspartic proteinase GIP2; protein product: MASFTHLVLFCTLLITTAVAETPSFRPKALLLPVTKDSSTKQYLTQINQRTPLVPVKLTIDLGGGFLWVDCEKGYVSSTYKPARCRSAQCHLAGSKSCGECFDGPKPGCNNNTCGLFPYNPFIRTSTSGELAQDFISIQSTNGSNPSKVVSIPNVIFTCGSTFLLEGLASSVTGIAGLGRKKIALPSQFAAAFSFKRKFALCLSSNGVVFFGDGPYIMLPNKDVSQNLIYTPLILNPVSTAGASFEGEPSADYFIGVKGIKINGKDVKLNTSLLSIAKDGTGGTKISTVQPYTSLETSIYKAVIGAFGKAVANVPRVNAVAPFELCFNSSSFGSTRVGPGVPQIDLVLPNNKLWTIFGANSMVQVSDNVLCLGFVDGGPLHFVDWGIPFTPTAIVIGGHQIEDNLLQFDLASSTLGFSSSLLFRQTTCSNFNFTSIA